The following nucleotide sequence is from Hydrogenispora ethanolica.
GGCCAGTGCCTCGCAGAATGCTCCATCCTGCCGGAAACTCCAGAGATAAAGCTTGAGGCTTTTGCTCTCGATACAAAACTGATCCGGCTCGAACTCGATGGTTACTGTTTCCCAGTCGGGCTGGCCGGTAATCGGGCAGAGGCTGGTCACCTCATCGCTTTCAAGGATCACTGTTTGGACCCCGGGCGGTTTAGGGAAAGTCTCCAGGCGACGCGAAGGTTCACGGACTACTTTTCCCAAAGCCTCAAATGTCAAATCATTAGGGTTCATGGCGCACCTCCAACGAAAAAGGGTTATAGCTGACGCTGTCATCGAAAACATCCAAACCTTCGTGGCGCTTTACTCGATTGACGGCCCAGTAAGTCAAAGGCGTTGCTAACGCTTCATAGCAGACTTTCCAGAGATATTGGGCTAAAATCATTGTGCCCAAAACCGGTGGCGGCATCAATCCCCAAAAAGCAATGGTAATAAAGACCAAAGTATCGATACCTTCGCCCACTGCCGTTGATCCGAGAGTCCGCATCCAAAGCCGGCGCCCGCGGGTCAGTCGCTTCATTTTTGATAAGACAACCGAGTTGGCAAATTCCCCTCCCCAATAACCGAGCAGGGACGCCAGCA
It contains:
- a CDS encoding queuosine precursor transporter, whose translation is MSTRKIPAISPLFLLLTSTFVTCLILSNIIAGKLITVFGIPLPAAVILFPITYIFGDILTEVYGFERARLAIWCGFFANLLMAAVFMLTVVLPHPAFWKDQAAYQTVLGFAPRLVLASLLGYWGGEFANSVVLSKMKRLTRGRRLWMRTLGSTAVGEGIDTLVFITIAFWGLMPPPVLGTMILAQYLWKVCYEALATPLTYWAVNRVKRHEGLDVFDDSVSYNPFSLEVRHEP
- the queF gene encoding preQ(1) synthase, which codes for MNPNDLTFEALGKVVREPSRRLETFPKPPGVQTVILESDEVTSLCPITGQPDWETVTIEFEPDQFCIESKSLKLYLWSFRQDGAFCEALAGQIAQDVYEACKPHWCRVTVSQKPRGGITIKAVAAAGDVLEGK